The Penaeus chinensis breed Huanghai No. 1 chromosome 6, ASM1920278v2, whole genome shotgun sequence genomic interval GTAGAATGTGGACAGCTTATATGTAGATTTTCAGTTATCAGGAACACAACTGTTCGTAGTAATGTGGATATTGGATATAAAAAAATCCCAGTTAGGAAATCAGATTCCTTTTGCTGACTCCACAATGACAAGGAATAAATGATAGGTCcgaggagaaaatagaaggaacAGAAACTCAATTACATTATTTAATATAAGATTTATTCTGGactataaaaagagaagaaaagtatcGTAGTAATGAGAACATTAGGATCGAGTGAAGTGTCGTGTAGAAACTTTGACGACGGGTGGTTGCGATAATGACAAAGGCGAGGGTGTTGATAATAAGAGGTTCAAGAGTTGTTAccacaatgaaaataaatgaatgaataaatacataaaaaaaataataataataacaccgctTTATCAGATTTGCCAAAGGTTTAGATCTGGCTTATTATTAACATGAAATGTTTACGTGTCGGTTATATTGCGATGATATTTTACATGTGTTGTGAAAAACGATTTTTTCAATTATGGTTTGCATTATTTCGTCCTTTGTGATTATCGTGCCTCCGGGGACTTGTAATTTTTCGAGTtgcgttttgtgttttttctttttttttcaggtgtaTAATCCGTGTTTCTTTAAGCCCCTGATTTTATAGCCTCTCGCGTCAGGCAAACAGGAACTTTGTAATTATCTTGTTCCTTGACGTTTCGCCTGTGATCAGTCTTTGTCAGGAGGCGTCTGTCATTtttgtgcatatgtttatttttcttatatatttctctctctctctctctctctctctctctctctctctctctctctctctctctctctctctctctctctctctctctctctctctctctctctttcttattttccccaaTCCTATTTTCCCGCACCATCATCAACTTGAAATGTCCACACGTCAGGCGGTCATCCTTCACTCACGCCGACTTCCTCCCCCAGATGGCGCCGTCCGCGAGTCCTCGGTGTGCCAGGTCAACAGCACGGTCGCCAACGAGAGCTCGGGCATCAGCATCAGTACGCCGGTGCTCATGAGATGCCCAGGACCCCACGACCCGCTCAACCACACCGCCTGCTGCTACAACGGCGAGGGCGAGGATGATCAGGAGGAGGAGAGCCAGGGCGGCGCGAGGTGTTGCGTGCCGCCCGCAGTGCCCGTGGGAGTTTTCTATATCGATGACCAGTGAGTGTCGTGGTTTCGCGGGGAGGGAAGTCTGCCGGAAATGGTATCTTCGCTGCTCTTGAAAATGGATGGTCGATTTTCTCGTTCTGAAATTACAGAATTACATTATACGTGTTTTGTATTGATATTTGTGATAACCATTTTGATCCAAAAGaagattgttaatattgttggATAAGTGTACAGGAAATATAATCTACGTAAAATATAATTCAAACtgagtaatatatatttgttgtcaCACAACATTTACTTTTTGCAAATCAAAAAATCGAAGAACCTCGTATATCCATATGTCTAATTTTAGCAAACCCATTCCAGATTAGCGATGATCATCGCCCTGAGCGTGACCACAGTatgtgtcatcatcaccattatcatcatcgtgtgCTGCTTCTGGTCGCGATGTCCACTCTACACGGCTTGCCGGATCCGGTACCATCAGGATGACATCATCGCCTACGGTGGGTGGCggcggagggcaaagggaggCGGGGTAAAGACTGGGGTCAGAGAGAGGTGGGTGGCggcggagggcaaagggaggCGGGGTAAAGACTGGGGTCAGAGAGAGGTGGGTGGCggcggagggcaaagggaggCGGGGTAAAGACTGGGGTCAGAGAGAGGTGGGTGGCGGCGGGGGTCAGAGAGAGGTGGGTGGTGGTTGGGGTCAGAGATAGGTGAGGGAAAAGGACTGTGGTAAGgtcaaggaaagggaagggaagagtagggcaggatgggaaggggggagagggaggaagacagggattGGATTAGGAAAGGGAAATTAAGGGAGGGAAGCTATATGAAAGGGATAAAAGGAAGTGGAATGGGAAGGCagggcaaggaagagaaggaaaagaaagataaaggaaaattagggaaggaaagggaaaggaaagtgaaagaaaaggagaatgaagaaaacagAGTGCAaaagtcctccctctctctgtctctctgtctctctgtctctctgtctctctgtctttctgtgtgtgtgtgtgtgtgtgtgtgtgtgtgtgtgtgtgtgtgtgtgtgtgtgtatttatatatatatatatatatatatatatatatatatatgtatatatatatctgtgtgtgcgtgtgtgtgtatatatgtgtgtgtgtatatatgtatatatatatatatatacatatacatatatatagatatatatgtatgtatatatatataggtatatatgtataaatctatattatatacataaatatatacatatatatgtatatacatacatacatatatgtatatatataatatatacatatatatagatacacatatatgtatatgtatctatatatatgtatctatatatatgtatata includes:
- the LOC125026611 gene encoding uncharacterized protein LOC125026611, encoding MGSLNMICVRKEYFWILFFYAALTDGAVRESSVCQVNSTVANESSGISISTPVLMRCPGPHDPLNHTACCYNGEGEDDQEEESQGGARCCVPPAVPVGVFYIDDQLAMIIALSVTTVCVIITIIIIVCCFWSRCPLYTACRIRYHQDDIIAYASKDEETAGLNDMPPEETKGVTIYSPNAVKVTMKDDV